From the bacterium genome, the window GGATCCTGCGCCGGCTGGACCAATACATCACCGCGCAAAAGATACCGGATCTCAACTCGGGCATGCGGGCGTTTCGCCGCAGCCTGGCCATGCGCTATTTCAGCGTGGTCTCAGACCGTTTTTCCTTCACCACCACGTTGACGGTGGCCCTGTTGTCGGACAACTATGTCGTCACTTATCTGCCGATCGAGTATCATCAGCGTGTGGGCAAATCGAAAATCGTTCCCTGGGATTTTGTCAATTTCATGATTCTGACTTTGCGATTGTCCATGCTCTTCAATCCCCTTAAAATTTTTATCCCGGCTTCCTTCCTGTGCTTTGTCACCGGGGCGGCGAAATTCATCTTGGATATCATGGTGGCCGCGGAAAAGAACGGCGGCAACTTGGGACGGTATATCCTCACCCATCGGACGATCTCCATTACCGCTATGATCCTGCTGTTGGCCGGATTGCAAATTCTGCTCATCGGCATGATGTCCGACGGGTTGGCGCGAAAAATCGGCCTGCAAAATCCGCTGGAGTATCGCACCCATGCCGTGGTGGAGCTGGAGCCGCTGCCGCC encodes:
- a CDS encoding glycosyltransferase family 2 protein, translating into MNEAFSVLIPAYNEAGSIASVIQGLRATLQGREFEIIVIDDGSGDQTARIALEQGVRVLQHKRNRGYGASLKSGILAGRHECLVIMDADGTYPAESIPELVAALKDADMVVGMRAKENIPLLRRPAKWILRRLDQYITAQKIPDLNSGMRAFRRSLAMRYFSVVSDRFSFTTTLTVALLSDNYVVTYLPIEYHQRVGKSKIVPWDFVNFMILTLRLSMLFNPLKIFIPASFLCFVTGAAKFILDIMVAAEKNGGNLGRYILTHRTISITAMILLLAGLQILLIGMMSDGLARKIGLQNPLEYRTHAVVELEPLPPSS